In the Gymnodinialimonas sp. 202GB13-11 genome, one interval contains:
- a CDS encoding MFS transporter produces the protein MSPARRLTPFLLLLFTSTLGNSAIVPFMPFFMVDGLGQPPWMLSVYGGLAVSLTVVLNRIFARRIDGGAQVFPIIGIAVAGYALASLSMALSPTLPVMLTLGVLGYGLSATSISAMFATGGHMAERAGIPRTKFNAWMRATTSTAWMIGPAVSFSLSGVYGPHIVFQLACGLAVLWAVVWRIGLPRDITAPAPPKPPADLISAPSDLWLAAAFIFCLSIAHGLTFSALPLFFVQEVGLPDFAPGAAFSVKTFVEVIAIFSSSFLIARFGLRAPLMVCTCLAVAAILVLSSVKSLPQMALGSALEGLYYGLFASLGISYIQSFAQDRPAQATAIYWNTLMISGLLAAPAVGLIAQLTDFRTVLLIASGVAALAIPTLLIGIRHARRP, from the coding sequence ATGAGCCCCGCGCGCCGTCTGACCCCCTTCCTTTTGCTGCTGTTCACCAGCACGCTCGGCAATTCCGCCATTGTTCCGTTCATGCCCTTCTTCATGGTCGACGGCCTTGGCCAACCGCCCTGGATGCTCAGCGTCTATGGCGGCCTTGCCGTGTCGCTAACGGTCGTGCTCAACCGCATCTTCGCGCGGCGCATCGACGGCGGCGCTCAGGTGTTCCCCATCATTGGCATCGCCGTTGCGGGCTACGCTTTGGCCAGCCTCTCCATGGCACTCTCGCCCACGCTGCCCGTTATGCTGACGCTCGGTGTCCTCGGCTACGGACTCAGCGCCACCTCCATCTCCGCCATGTTCGCCACCGGCGGCCACATGGCAGAACGCGCCGGCATCCCCCGCACCAAGTTCAACGCGTGGATGCGCGCCACCACCTCGACCGCTTGGATGATCGGCCCAGCAGTCAGCTTCTCGCTGTCCGGCGTCTACGGCCCGCACATCGTTTTCCAACTCGCCTGTGGCCTTGCCGTCCTTTGGGCTGTCGTCTGGCGCATCGGCTTGCCGCGCGACATCACTGCCCCCGCACCACCCAAACCACCGGCCGACCTCATCTCCGCCCCTTCCGATCTTTGGTTGGCGGCCGCCTTCATCTTCTGCCTCTCCATCGCCCACGGCCTGACCTTCTCAGCCCTGCCTCTGTTCTTCGTGCAAGAGGTCGGCTTACCAGACTTCGCCCCCGGTGCGGCCTTCAGCGTGAAGACCTTCGTCGAGGTCATCGCGATCTTCAGCTCGTCTTTCCTGATTGCGCGCTTCGGCCTGCGTGCTCCACTGATGGTCTGCACCTGCCTTGCCGTGGCGGCGATCCTCGTCCTCTCGTCCGTCAAGTCACTTCCGCAGATGGCCCTCGGCTCCGCGCTCGAAGGGCTCTATTACGGCCTCTTCGCGAGCCTCGGGATCAGCTACATCCAAAGCTTCGCCCAAGACCGCCCGGCGCAGGCCACGGCGATCTATTGGAACACTCTGATGATCAGCGGGCTTCTGGCCGCCCCCGCCGTAGGCCTCATCGCGCAACTGACGGATTTCCGCACGGTCCTTCTGATCGCGTCCGGTGTTGCGGCACTGGCGATTCCCACGCTGCTCATTGGCATTCGCCACGCACGTCGCCCATAA
- the csgH gene encoding curli-like amyloid fiber formation chaperone CsgH, giving the protein MTKFSKSRAALGLAAISSAVLGCTAISAEPADLTREAHAQAAAPIACVITAEAQGSMLTLAPVVQASEAVSGIYSLRVEGPGTRLNQGGPFSARAGETVTLGRMMTSGSASSLDAELTLTIDGREYRCPADL; this is encoded by the coding sequence ATGACCAAGTTTTCGAAATCCCGCGCCGCACTCGGCCTCGCCGCGATCAGCTCGGCCGTCCTCGGCTGCACCGCGATTTCGGCTGAACCCGCCGACCTGACCCGCGAAGCCCATGCCCAAGCCGCTGCTCCGATCGCTTGCGTAATCACCGCCGAAGCACAGGGCTCCATGCTCACGCTGGCTCCCGTCGTTCAGGCATCCGAGGCCGTCTCGGGCATCTACAGCCTGCGCGTCGAAGGCCCCGGCACACGCCTCAACCAGGGTGGCCCCTTCTCGGCCCGCGCAGGAGAGACTGTAACCCTCGGTCGCATGATGACCTCCGGTTCGGCCTCCAGCCTTGATGCGGAATTGACCCTCACCATCGACGGGCGTGAATATCGCTGCCCCGCCGACCTCTAA